A window from Patescibacteria group bacterium encodes these proteins:
- the infC gene encoding translation initiation factor IF-3 codes for MRISRKQVKVQTIQYWINEQIRASEVRVIDESGQNLGVMDTPAAVQLARERELDLVEVFPKAEPPIAKILDYGKFLYQKDKEARKQKAKAKKVEIKGIRLSLRISAHDRDFRLNQAKEFLESGDKVKVEIILKGRERQYANTAREVANQFINALNNLVPTKIEQPLSFQGGRLSVTVGKK; via the coding sequence CAAGAAAACAAGTTAAGGTTCAGACGATCCAGTATTGGATTAATGAACAAATAAGAGCGTCCGAAGTTCGCGTGATTGACGAAAGTGGGCAAAATTTAGGAGTGATGGATACTCCGGCGGCAGTTCAGCTTGCTCGCGAACGCGAGCTTGATTTGGTAGAAGTTTTTCCCAAGGCCGAGCCGCCCATCGCCAAAATTCTTGATTACGGAAAATTTTTGTATCAAAAAGATAAGGAGGCGAGAAAGCAAAAAGCTAAAGCAAAAAAAGTGGAAATTAAAGGAATCCGGCTTTCTCTTCGCATCAGCGCGCACGACCGCGATTTCAGATTGAATCAAGCAAAAGAGTTTTTGGAATCGGGTGATAAAGTAAAAGTAGAAATAATTTTAAAGGGGAGGGAAAGACAGTACGCTAACACCGCGCGGGAAGTCGCCAATCAATTTATCAACGCGCTTAATAATTTAGTGCCTACAAAAATTGAACAGCCTTTAAGTTTTCAGGGAGGCAGACTCTCTGTGACAGTGGGTAAGAAGTAA